From one Anopheles cruzii chromosome 3, idAnoCruzAS_RS32_06, whole genome shotgun sequence genomic stretch:
- the LOC128275359 gene encoding annexin B10-like, with the protein MSWYYTPVPTVVPVEHFNPSEDAGALRKAMKGFGTDEQAIIDILCSRSNAQRQVIQAAFKNELGRDLVKDLKSELSGKFEDVIVGLMLPPVQYLCKQMYKAMDGIGTDEKSLIEVLCSQNNEQMHQIAHAYEEMYNRPLAEHVCSETSGSFRRLLTLIITGTREAPGTVDPELAVAQAKQLYDAGEGKFGTDESAFYKILAHCSFDQLEIVFEEYKKLTGRTIEQALKAELSGDFYDALSAIVECVQMAPHFFAKKLFQAMDGLGTDDKTLIRIIISRAEIDLQNIKDEFEQMYNKTLLSAVKSETSGDYKRVLCALIGNA; encoded by the exons ATGTCTTGGTACTATACG CCTGTTCCGACCGTTGTTCCAGTGGAACATTTCAACCCATCAGAAGATGCGGGTGCACTGCGGAAAGCGATGAAGGGTTTCGGCACGGACGAGCAGGCGATCATCGACATACTGTGCTCGCGTAGCAACGCCCAGCGCCAGGTAATCCAGGCCGCTTTCAAAAACGAGTTGGGCCGTGATCTAGTGAAAGATCTGAAATCGGAGCTGAGCGGCAAGTTCGAGGACGTGATCGTCGGCCTGATGCTGCCACCGGTCCAGTATTTGTGCAAGCAGATGTACAAAGCGATGGATGGCATCGGTACGGACGAGAAGTCACTAATCGAGGTACTGTGCTCGCAAAACAACGAGCAAATGCATCAGATAGCGCACGCGTACGAGGAGATGTACAATCGCCCGTTGGCCGAACACGTGTGCTCGGAAACGTCCGGCAGCTTCCGGCGGCTGCTGACACTGATCATCACCGGAACACGCGAAGCACCCGGTACGGTCGATCCGGAACTGGCGGTCGCGCAAGCGAAGCAGTTGTACGATGCGGGCGAAGGAAAGTTCGGGACAGACGAATCGGCGTTCTACAAAATTCTGGCCCACTGCAGCTTTGACCAGCTAGAGATCGTGTTCGAGGAGTACAAGAAGCTGACCGGAAGAACGATCGAGCAGGCACTGAAGGCGGAGCTGAGTGGAGATTTTTACGATGCGCTGAGTGCGATCGTGGAATGCGTCCAGATGGCACCGCACTTTTTCGCCAAAAAACTCTTCCAGGCGATGGACGGGCTGGGAACTGATGACAAAACTCTGATCCGTATCATCATCAGCCGTGCGGAGATTGACCTGCAGAACATCAAGGACGAGTTCGAGCAGATGTACAACAAAACGCTTCTGAGCGCGGTTAAG AGCGAAACATCCGGCGACTACAAGCGTGTTCTGTGTGCTCTCATTGGCAATGCTTAA
- the LOC128275398 gene encoding ferrochelatase, mitochondrial — MHSLLRNCISPLTATGNGLSVQLRTVASKPRTAVVMLNMGGPQSTDQVHDYLHRIMTDRDMIQLPVQSKLGPWIAKRRTPEVQKKYSEIGGGSPILKWTNLQGELMCKELDKVSPETAPHKHYVAFRYVNPLTEDTFREVERDQPERIVLFSQYPQYSCATSGSSFNAIFTHYKANPSASLGKARWSIIDRWGTHPLLARTFAENIRKELDKFPADKRKDVVVLFSAHSLPLRAVNRGDAYPSEVGATVQNVMQELGWSQPYCLVWQSKVGPLPWLEPFTEDAIKGYVKQGKKNFILVPIAFVNEHIETLHELDIEYCQELAHEVGAEKIGRAAAPNDHPLFIEALADVVRNHLASSVPVGPKFLLRCPACVNQKCTVSKQWYKELCN; from the exons ATGCATTCCTTGCTGAGAAACTGTATTTCACCGCTCACGGCGACAGGGAATG GACTCTCCGTTCAGCTGCGTACGGTGGCAAGCAAACCGcggacggcggtggtgatgctCAATATGGGAGGCCCACAGAGCACGGATCAGGTACACGATTACCTGCATCGTATCATGACCGATCGTGACATGATTCAGTTGCCCGTGCAAAG CAAACTTGGTCCGTGGATTGCGAAGCGGCGCACGCCGGAGGTACAGAAAAAGTACTCAGAAATTGGCGGTGGTTCGCCGATTCTAAAGTGGACCAACTTGCAGGGTGAGCTAATGTGCAAGGAGTTGGACAAAGTGTCGCCCGAAACGGCCCCTCATAAGCACTACGTCGCCTTCCGGTACGTAAACCCACTGACCGAGGACACATTCCGTGAGGTGGAGCGCGATCAGCCGGAGCGGATCGTACTGTTCTCACAGTACCCGCAGTACAGTTGCGCGACATCCGGTTCAAGCTTTAATGCCATCTTCACGCACTACAAAGCCAACCCATCGGCCAGCTTAGGGAAGGCGCGTTGGAGcatcatcgatcggtgggGAACGCATCCGCTGCTAGCTCGAACGTTTGCCGAGAACATTCGCAAGGAGCTGGACAAGTTTCCGGCCGACAAGCGGAAGGATGTGGTGGTGCTCTTCTCCGCACACTCGCTGCCACTGCGGGCCGTCAATAGGGGTGATGCGTACCCGTCGGAAGTAGGGGCCACCGTTCAGAACGTGATGCAAGAGCTCGGATGGTCCCAACCGTACTGCCTCGTGTGGCAGTCGAAAGTGGGGCCCCTACCGTGGCTGGAACCGTTCACCGAGGATGCCATCAAGGGCTACGTGAAGCAGGGCAAGAAGAACTTTATCCTCGTGCCGATCGCGTTCGTTAATGAACATATCGAGACGCTGCACGAACTCGACATCGAGTACTGCCAGGAACTGGCTCACGAGGTCGGCGCAGAGAAGATTGGCCGGGCTGCCGCACCGAATGATCATCCGCTGTTTATCGAAGCACTGGCCGACGTGGTGCGCAATCATCTTGCCAGTAGTGTCCCGGTCGGTCCCAAGTTTCTACTGCGCTGTCCAGCGTGCGTTAATCAGAAGTGCACCGTCAGCAAACAGTGGTACAAGGAGTTGTGCAATTAA